In a genomic window of Phaeodactylum tricornutum CCAP 1055/1 chromosome 6, whole genome shotgun sequence:
- a CDS encoding predicted protein, producing MGRSKSTPLQKVPSEEKEVFGRREVGDSTFRALFAGEPVGTDKSCMPSHDKTTPLRTVHATPSQTQNPKAKKRSKKQVSFKPENQGFISSIEVPEISIEVVEDSQSGRNVFIFYRFQQDDSNRSGNSSIFTKALKLPEATVQTDKDLGVDKPLCLPVRTSLGAFDLWKAFQLPLLGKSPKIFQEILDSNLIILFLRRSDTNNWCLDVSLTEKALDCCRPEVLPIRRPANARRYSAANSIHSVLAALFPDTIIHDTLPNVVSTIDFSPISARQIYALTDNKQLITHLERESVPDDLVIPDLKPKLRPYQAEAVKWMLERERSKAEGEEWKLAWVGLRPFGDPLPLSQVAEDDRHGNIFFSPFVGWITRTYSAAKSMMADNMPQPRGGILAESMGLGKTVEVLSCILANRRPTVASLPVPFARRNLDSEFSRSRDVAECHDDLSEQNRSTEVRDVEYRKERRSETYFNKGDTVTSRNPHLESFAGISCLSIAATNTRLVTPEPKRNDLPVATEQWLQDDYIGSCICGKLISLPDLKKELIIICCSCKEPMHEFCASFDSTDALMKASTPYTFRRSPSGPGSHCRLSMDEACCPCCFLRNGQMTISRATLIVTPSAILRQWEQEIQKHTVQLEGRSTKCIVYNGVEATCKMKHWKKECFSDAIQLIHPARLADADIVLITFDTLMSDLNHSDDNRFLAGIRSEQGNLRRRKRYRVVPSPLTKIRWWRICLDEAQRVETPTAKSAIMALKLETDHRWCVSGTPIGRGRVEDLYGLLLFLRMLPFQDIALFLKCFSLAHRGIEERIQQLLCKVFWRSTSELDSVRRQMGVPEQVEEKVLLRFSSIEKHFYERQLEQTITLVGEITERESEGKRSNSNRLTTLADRLHKLRAACCHPQVGSSGIGRGHASRLLGKRREGSMSSLNSRVMTMDQILERFIEEAKLKCEESQRLAVMHTNAMAALSTLKIEAKKFFGVNVEEEDEILMKKSCDLYQESLMQTEKNAAPTLVIGEAVVTGMKGFQSPYSIVGNGKLRLEWKFSKNANTSIWAQIDFQCAKKLTEIRLRPLRESSTLDVLVDGQQRSLCPRDCTIQVPYQGAGDEWIDVSRIFLSEYAGLNDWSFATGFHTKKSKTWRICLSGCFPPSEKEVHGRQATSSLESEFCVGLECELFEATIAQDPLQRLHSLNNGALCLERYAGISQEGSAVIDREALTEQVLCSRAKRMKDEACQIESLYLASARATHDSCKNHFQNISSKRLYHDEALGKLSQQGTHLSQSGGDCWDEKWWDEFLVLCCLYGNEGEQRQIVERILQDLEGYTSRGFSAAVDTQNGFIPFPDFNDIAGLRTAMDLRIQGIRVGLKGKPPRTSKSGSRGFKMREATNNLVVQETRKLTQFRCQPGMHSKTMATVLSLSPFPQKDEIVENSCCRVCKADWKQTGPECRHCKIGDVLDELEVDKVTLLVLRSVYAQIKSMLESKFLRDVGTHIEERAKEFFSVLEWQKREKLAASSLWRVHLDLLNDLDELNQCKRPMRLLQAGEDPTKFSDDELNAIVFPVDACPRYHDSAAKQAMALGDLRRAHQSLRYLKNQWHSRKYSAEGDEETCVVCLSELTGERAVLRCGHSFHYTPCLEKLRTISGEIKCPLRCTVRTSREDVMVAVEKSSSNGSETRRVVKGSWGTKVTRLVADIMDVQDKGEKSIVFSQWEDMIDICQQALEDNAVGYTRARSLKDLSGSVRDLQSVGCDVLLLNVKKAAEGLTILEASHVFLVEPLLNHSLDSQALARINRIGQTRKTYVHRYIMEDTIEVKIDSFRLKNEGSVLLANNDSRKPSISAGGADGGFHSRDELMNILNS from the exons ATGGGTCGCTCTAAGTCCACTCCTTTACAAAAGGTTCCTAGTGAAGAGAAAGAAGTCTTCGGACGCAGGGAAGTTGGCGACTCTACTTTCCGTGCTCTATTCGCGGGTGAACCCGTCGGGACCGACAAATCATGTATGCCTTCTCACGATAAAACGACGCCACTTCGCACAGTCCACGCAACACCATCTCAAACGCAAAACCCCAAAGCAAAGAAGAGATCAAAGAAGCAAGTAAGTTTTAAGCCGGAAAACCAAGGATTTATTTCTTCAATCGAGGTTCCGGAAATATCTATTGAGGTTGTCGAGGATTCCCAATCCGGCAGAAATGTTTTCATCTTTTATCGATTTCAGCAGGACGATAGTAACCGTTCAGGAAATAGCTCTATATTCACGAAAGCACTAAAGCTTCCCGAGGCAACTGTACAAACGGACAAAGACCTGGGGGTGGACAAGCCACTCTGTTTGCCAGTACGGACGTCTTTGGGCGCTTTTGACTTATGGAAGGCTTTTCAGCTTCCTTTACTTGGGAAAAGCCCAAAGATCTTTCAAGAAATTCTGGACAGTAATCTCATAATTCTCTTCCTGAGACGTTCAGACACAAACAATTGGTGTCTGGATGTTTCACTCACGGAGAAAGCACTGGATTGCTGTCGCCCTGAAGTGCTGCCTATAAGACGGCCGGCAAACGCGAGGCGTTACAGCGCTGCCAACAGCATCCACTCAGTCCTTGCTGCTCTCTTTCCAGACACCATTATTCATGATACTTTACCCAACGTGGTGTCTACTATCGATTTCTCTCCGATTTCTGCCCGACAAATATACGCATTGACTGATAACAAGCAGCTCATCACTCATTTAGAACGGGAAAGCGTACCTGATGACCTCGTCATTCCAGATCTCAAACCTAAATTACGTCCGTATCAAGCTGAAGCTGTGAAATGGATGTTAGAACGTGAGCGGTCGAAAGCCGAAGGTGAGGAGTGGAAATTGGCTTGGGTAGGGTTGAGACCCTTCGGAGATCCTTTACCATTGAGTCAAGTCGCGGAAGATGATCGACATGGCAATATCTTCTTCTCACCTTTTGTTGGGTGGATTACGAGAACTTATTCAGCTGCCaaatcaatgatggcggACAACATGCCTCAACCGAGAGGTGGGATTTTGGCTGAGTCGATGGGCTTAGGAAAAACTGTAGAAGTATTGTCTTGCATCTTGGCCAATCGAAGACCAACAGTCGCATCTTTACCTGTACCTTTTGCGAGACGGAACCTTGATTCCGAATTTAGTCGGTCACGTGACGTCGCTGAGTGTCATGACGACTTATCTGAACAGAATCGTTCTACTGAGGTCCGAGACGTTGAGTATCGGAAGGAACGCCGAAGTGAAACATATTTTAATAAAGGTGACACAGTGACGTCAAGAAATCCTCATCTTGAATCATTTGCAGGTATCTCTTGTCTTTCAATTGCGGCAACGAACACCCGTCTGGTAACACCGgagccaaaaagaaacgatcTCCCCGTGGCGACCGAACAGTGGCTTCAGGATGATTACATTGGATCATGCATATGCGGAAAGCTTATTTCCCTTCCTGATCTAAAAAAAGAACTGATCATTATATGTTGCTCCTGTAAAGAGCCTATGCATGAATTTTGTGCATCATTCGACTCGACAGATGCGTTGATGAAGGCAAGCACCCCATATACATTTCGTCGTTCACCCTCAGGTCCTGGCAGTCACTGTAGACTTTCAATGGATGAAGCTTGCTGCCCTTGCTGTTTTTTAAGGAATGGGCAAATGACCATTAGTAGAGCTACCTTGATTGTTACCCCTTCCGCCATCCTTCGTCAATGGGAGCAAGAGATTCAAAAGCATACTGTTCAACTCGAAGGGCGGTCAACGAAATGTATTGTGTATAATGGCGTGGAAGCAACGTGTAAGATGAAGCACTGGAAGAAAGAGTGCTTTAGTGATGCCATACAACTTATTCACCCTGCACGACTTGCTGATGCTGACATTGTGCTCATAACTTTCGACACACTCATGTCAGATCTAAACCATTCGGATGATAATCGCTTCCTTGCGGGGATTCGAAGTGAACAAGGCAACcttagaagaagaaagagatACCGAGTTGTCCCATCTCCGTTGACGAAAATTCGCTGGTGGCGCATATGTCTTGATGAAGCTCAAAGAGTGGAGACACCTACTGCAAAATCTGCCATCATGGCCTTGAAACTCGAAACCGATCATCGCTGGTGTGTCTCCGGTACCCCCATCGGGCGGGGAAGAGTGGAAGATCTATATGGAttgctcctttttcttcgCATGCTGCCTTTTCAGGATATTGCGTTGTTTCTAAAATGCTTCTCGTTAGCACATAGAGGTATTGAAGAAAGAATTCAACAACTCCTTTGCAAGGTATTTTGGAGGTCTACCTCCGAGCTTGATTCAGTTCGAAGACAGATGGGGGTGCCTGAGCAAGTCGAGGAAAAGGTTTTGCTACGGTTCTCGTCGATCGAGAAACACTTTTATGAGAGGCAACTTGAGCAGACCATCACCCTGGTTGGTGAAATCACAGAACGAGAGAGCGAGGGGAAAAGATCAAATTCCAACCGATTGACTACATTGGCTGATCGCCTTCATAAACTACGTGCAGCATGTTGCCATCCACAAGTAGGTTCAAGTGGTATAGGGCGGGGTCATGCTTCTAGACTTTTGGGAAAACGCCGTGAAGGTTCCATGTCGAGCTTAAATTCGCGAGTTATGACAATGGATCAGATTCTCGAACGCTTTATCGAGGAGGCAAAGTTAAAGTGTGAGGAGTCACAGCGTTTAGCCGTCATGCACACAAACGCCATGGCAGCTCTATCAACGCTGAAAATTGAAGCAAAAAAATTCTTTGGAGTAAatgtggaagaagaggatgagATTTTAATGAAGAAAAGCT GTGACTTGTATCAGGAGTCTCTTATGCAAACTGAAAAAAATGCTGCACCAACGCTTGTCATAGGGGAAGCGGTTGTAACTGGGATGAAAGGCTTCCAGTCTCCATATTCTATTGTCGGGAATGGCAAATTGCGACTGGAATGGAAATTCTCCAAGAATGCAAACACAAGCATTTGGGCCCAGATTGATTTTCAATGTGCGAAAAAGTTAACCGAAATTCGCCTCAGACCCCTGCGCGAGTCTTCCACCCTAGATGTTTTGGTGGATGGCCAACAAAGATCCCTGTGTCCCAGAGACTGCACAATACAGGTTCCTTATCAAGGGGCTGGCGACGAATGGATCGACGTTtcaagaatttttctttcggaGTATGCGGGATTGAATGATTGGAGCTTTGCAACGGGATTTCACACTAAAAAATCGAAGACTTGGCGAATTTGCCTGTCCGGCTGCTTTCCACCGAGCGAGAAAGAGGTTCATGGACGACAGGCCACCAGTTCCTTAGAATCTGAGTTCTGTGTCGGACTTGAATGCGAGCTGTTTGAAGCTACGATTGCACAGGATCCTTTACAACGACTGCATTCCCTGAACAACGGGGCGTTATGTTTGGAAAGATATGCCGGGATTTCACAAGAAGGTTCGGCTGTGATAGATCGTGAAGCTTTGACGGAGCAAGTTTTGTGTTCACGGGCGAAAAGAATGAAAGACGAAGCATGCCAAATCGAAAGTCTCTATCTGGCCTCAGCAAGAGCGACCCATGACAGTTGTAAAAATCATTTTCAGAACATTTCAAGCAAGAGATTGTATCACGATGAAGCACTTGGGAAGTTATCACAACAAGGAACGCATCTTTCCCAGAGTGGTGGAGATTGTTGGGACGAAAAGTGGTGGGACGAGTTTTTGGTTCTTTGCTGTCTGTACGGCAATGAAGGTGAGCAGAGGCAAATTGTCGAGAGGATTCTGCAAGATTTGGAAGGATACACCAGTCGGGGATTCAGCGCTGCTGTGGACACTCAAAACGGCTTTATACCCTTTCCTGACTTCAACGATATCGCTGGGCTTCGAACTGCCATGGACCTGCGAATACAAGGAATTCGAGTAGGCCTTAAGGGCAAACCGCCACGGACGAGCAAAAGTGGTTCAAGGGGTTTCAAAATGCGTGAAGCCACAAACAACTTGGTTGTCCAGGAGACCAGGAAGTTAACGCAGTTTCGATGTCAGCCTGGAATGCACTCAAAGACAATGGCTACTGTTCTTTCCCTAAGTCCTTTCCCTCAAAAGGATGAGATTGTTGAAAACAGTTGCTGCAGGGTGTGCAAAGCCGACTGGAAGCAGACCGGCCCGGAATGTCGCCACTGCAAGATTGGTGACGTCCTTGATGAGCTTGAAGTAGACAAGGTGACTTTGCTCGTTCTGAGGTCGGTGTACGCACAGATCAAATCGATGCTAGAGTCAAAGTTTCTCAGGGACGTTGGTACGCACATAGAAGAAAGAGCCAAAGAATTTTTCAGCGTTCTCGAATGGCAGAAACGGGAAAAACTTGCTGCTTCTAGCTTATGGAGGGTCCACTTGGACTTGCTCAACGACTTGGACGAGTTAAATCAGTGCAAGAGGCCAATGAGACTGCTTCAGGCGGGCGAAGATCCAACCAAATTTTCGGATGATGAATTGAACGCGATCGTCTTTCCCGTGGATGCGTGCCCCAGGTATCATGATAGTGCCGCAAAACAAGCCATGGCTTTGGGTGATCTTCGACGAGCGCATCAATCGCTACGCTATTTAAAGAACCAGTGGCATAGCCGAAAGTATTCCGCGGAAGGTGATGAAGAAACCTGTGTTGTATGTTTAAGCGAATTGACGGGGGAGCGAGCGGTTCTTCGATGCGGACATTCGTTTCACTATACTCCTTGCCTAGAAAAGCTTCGTACAATTTCGGGAGAAATCAAATGTCCACTACGGTGTACCGTGCGCACAAGCAGAGAGGATGTGATGGTTGCTGTCGAGAAGAGCAGTTCTAATGGAAGTGAAACTCGTCGAGTAGTGAAAGGAAGCTGGGGAACAAAAGTCACGAGACTTGTTGCTGATATCATGGACGTGCAAGATAAAGGAGAAAAATCCATTGTTTTCAGCCAATGGGAAGATATGATTGATATTTGTCAGCAAGCTCTGGAAGACAACGCTGTTGGGTACACACGTGCAAGAAGCCTAAAAGACCTTAGTGGTAGCGTCAGAGACTTGCAGTCTGTGGGTTGCGATGTTCTACTTTTGAATGTCAAGAAGGCTGCTGAGGGTTTGACTATTTTGGAGGCGTCCCATGTTTTCCTAGTTGAACCTCTGTTGAATCACAGTCTTGATAGCCAAG CTTTAGCTAGAATAAATAGAATTGGACAGACAAG GAAAACATACGTTCACAGATACATCATGGAGGACACAATCGAAGTCAAAATCGACAGCTTTAGATTAAAAAATGAAGGTAGCGTACTCCTGGCTAACAACGACAGCAGAAAGCCCTCCATTAGTGCCGGTGGGGCTGATGGGGGTTTCCATTCACGAGATGAGCTCATGAACATTCTCAATAGCTAG